A portion of the Paenibacillus hamazuiensis genome contains these proteins:
- a CDS encoding DNA-3-methyladenine glycosylase family protein translates to MLKLHPQPPFDFDKIRRRQQGVGHELYRFEGERMFRTIRVNGRVYFVEISSAGTVDRPELHIMTAPEPSDPNEIEALKHHLSRMLSADLDLTPFYKYLEQDPLLAQLGVKFRGLRIMLESDPFECMAKTIIGQQLNLAFAAELTRRLIRISSAPFAYQGQLVPVFPSAEEVASLSYEQLRAEQFSQRKAEYLIDFARLVADGRLDLGELVKLDDDAVIEKLVKLRGIGRWTAECFLLFGMGRTDLLPAADIGLRNGIRKLHAMGAQPTEEEVRRIGADWSPWSSYVTYYLWEYLNQP, encoded by the coding sequence ATGCTGAAATTGCATCCGCAGCCGCCGTTCGATTTTGATAAAATCCGGCGGCGCCAGCAAGGAGTCGGCCACGAGCTTTACCGTTTCGAAGGGGAACGGATGTTTCGCACGATCCGCGTGAACGGGCGCGTCTATTTTGTGGAAATCAGCTCCGCAGGTACGGTGGACCGGCCCGAGCTGCATATCATGACCGCTCCCGAGCCATCCGACCCGAACGAAATAGAAGCTCTGAAGCATCATCTATCCCGCATGCTGTCGGCCGATCTCGATTTGACGCCGTTTTACAAGTATTTGGAGCAGGATCCGCTTCTCGCGCAGCTTGGGGTAAAATTCCGCGGCCTCCGGATCATGTTGGAGAGCGATCCGTTCGAATGTATGGCCAAAACGATCATCGGCCAGCAGCTCAATTTGGCATTTGCCGCGGAGCTGACCAGGCGGCTCATCCGCATCTCGTCGGCGCCTTTTGCATATCAAGGGCAGCTTGTTCCGGTGTTTCCATCGGCCGAAGAAGTCGCTTCCCTGTCCTACGAGCAGCTTCGTGCGGAGCAGTTCAGCCAGCGGAAAGCGGAATATTTGATCGATTTCGCGAGGTTGGTGGCGGATGGCAGGCTGGATCTGGGAGAGCTGGTAAAGCTGGACGACGACGCAGTTATCGAAAAACTCGTCAAGCTGAGAGGGATCGGGCGCTGGACGGCCGAATGCTTCCTGCTGTTCGGCATGGGCAGGACGGACTTGCTCCCGGCCGCGGACATCGGTCTGCGCAACGGGATCCGCAAGCTTCACGCAATGGGCGCGCAGCCTACGGAAGAAGAAGTGCGGCGGATCGGAGCGGATTGGTCGCCTTGGTCCAGCTATGTGACTTATTATTTATGGGAGTATTTAAACCAACCGTAA
- the rnz gene encoding ribonuclease Z, producing the protein MELYFLGTGAGMPSRERNVTALVLNLLVERGTYWLFDCGEGTQHQILKSPVRIGKIEKLFISHLHGDHIYGIPGLLTSRSYQGGETPFAIYGPKGVKRLVELLLETSQAHLGYELTIHEHVEGTIFEDELFKVETAELDHRVTSYGFRVTEKDQPGKLLVDKLKAMGIESGPIFGKLKKGHTVTLPDGRMLNGADFLGPSCKGRIITILGDTKPCPNVVPLARNADVLVHEATFAEDKKELAMKYDHSTAMDAARAAQEARADALILTHLSSRYQGDEVEALLEEAKRLHAHSYVAHDFWSYFVPKPNPQSQQ; encoded by the coding sequence TTGGAATTATATTTTTTGGGGACGGGAGCCGGCATGCCGTCGCGTGAGCGCAATGTGACCGCCCTTGTCCTGAATCTGCTCGTGGAGCGGGGAACCTACTGGCTGTTCGACTGCGGGGAAGGCACCCAGCATCAAATTTTGAAATCGCCGGTCCGCATCGGGAAAATCGAAAAGCTGTTCATCTCCCATCTGCACGGGGATCATATTTATGGCATTCCGGGACTGCTCACAAGCCGGTCGTATCAAGGCGGGGAAACTCCTTTTGCGATCTACGGCCCGAAAGGGGTCAAACGGCTGGTCGAGCTGCTTCTGGAGACAAGCCAGGCTCATCTCGGATACGAGCTGACGATCCATGAACATGTGGAGGGCACGATTTTCGAGGACGAGCTTTTTAAGGTGGAGACGGCGGAATTGGATCACCGGGTGACGAGCTACGGATTCCGCGTAACGGAGAAAGACCAACCGGGCAAGCTGCTCGTCGACAAGCTGAAGGCAATGGGAATCGAATCCGGGCCGATTTTCGGCAAGCTGAAAAAAGGGCATACCGTGACGCTGCCGGACGGCCGTATGCTGAACGGTGCGGATTTTCTCGGTCCTTCGTGCAAAGGCAGAATCATAACGATTTTAGGCGATACGAAGCCATGCCCGAACGTCGTTCCGTTAGCGCGGAATGCGGACGTACTGGTGCATGAGGCAACGTTTGCCGAGGATAAAAAAGAGCTTGCCATGAAATACGACCACTCGACGGCGATGGATGCCGCCAGGGCGGCGCAGGAGGCGCGTGCGGACGCGCTGATTTTGACGCATCTGAGCTCGCGTTACCAGGGCGATGAGGTGGAGGCGCTGCTTGAGGAAGCGAAGCGGCTGCATGCCCACAGCTATGTTGCGCACGATTTTTGGAGTTATTTTGTACCTAAGCCTAATCCGCAGAGCCAGCAATAA
- a CDS encoding lysophospholipid acyltransferase family protein produces MYEWISKLTGNSPAVRRLAAVCGWLPRPVTLALLHFAALLLYMLAGSRIIGRIAANMKDLLPQRREAGIRRYTRQYLANVVISLYEILIDSQRLSETGAGRFIVRGEQYLRDVLREGRGAIVFTPHTGNFFYYYWYLTKSYNCLTVATGGSPELRPLYEKFQAMGCPGLDYDSVPPLELLRRLKKHLEAGGIVFLLGDFWRPAFPLSEMFGRTTRSPEGAALLSIEQKAAVIPFYGRRVHGFTHELVFESPLPLYERFTRKQRGEATRLLNRFMEKVIRLHPEQWFYWFNAEERWERETAGWNDDASPAQTG; encoded by the coding sequence ATGTACGAGTGGATATCCAAACTGACCGGAAACAGTCCGGCCGTCCGCCGGCTCGCGGCGGTGTGCGGATGGTTGCCGCGTCCTGTCACACTTGCTTTGCTTCATTTCGCAGCGCTGCTGCTATATATGCTGGCGGGAAGCCGGATAATCGGGCGAATCGCAGCCAATATGAAAGATCTGCTGCCGCAAAGGCGAGAAGCCGGCATACGGCGGTATACGCGGCAATATTTGGCGAATGTGGTCATTTCGTTATATGAAATACTGATCGATTCGCAGCGGTTGTCTGAAACGGGAGCGGGGCGCTTCATAGTCCGCGGGGAACAATATTTGCGGGATGTGCTCCGGGAAGGGCGCGGGGCGATCGTTTTTACGCCTCATACTGGAAATTTCTTTTATTATTACTGGTATTTAACAAAATCTTACAATTGCTTGACAGTCGCCACCGGGGGAAGCCCCGAGCTGAGGCCGCTGTATGAGAAGTTTCAAGCGATGGGCTGTCCCGGTCTGGACTACGACAGCGTGCCGCCGCTGGAACTACTGCGCAGGCTGAAAAAACATTTGGAGGCGGGCGGAATCGTCTTTTTGCTCGGCGATTTTTGGCGGCCGGCGTTTCCGCTTTCCGAAATGTTCGGCAGGACGACCCGTTCGCCCGAAGGTGCGGCATTGCTGTCGATCGAGCAAAAAGCGGCGGTGATCCCCTTTTACGGACGCAGGGTTCACGGTTTCACTCACGAGCTCGTATTCGAAAGCCCTTTGCCGCTTTATGAGCGGTTTACCCGCAAACAGCGGGGCGAAGCGACCCGTTTGCTGAACCGTTTCATGGAAAAGGTCATCCGCTTGCATCCCGAGCAATGGTTTTATTGGTTTAACGCTGAGGAGCGCTGGGAGCGGGAAACGGCCGGATGGAACGATGATGCGTCTCCTGCGCAAACCGGTTAA
- a CDS encoding GNAT family N-acetyltransferase, with protein MMQPATTANPQSNLAVSIAAGSDEIEQAMRLRYRVFVEEEKNLQMLNENGLEFDAYDAFCDHLIVKDLDSDQIVGTYRLLPGERAVRNIGFYSETEFDLSSFAELKPLALELGRSCIAPEYRGGRAIQLLWEGIAAYITEYRYSYLIGCASLHLQTLDDLNQIYTLLLDKKVITSRFGVNPLETHRIEGLARTNEPLSEKDVFRKLPPLMKGYQWLGAEIGGDPAYDRIFNTVDFFIVLEKDRVTRRYKRHFLNG; from the coding sequence ATGATGCAACCGGCAACAACGGCGAATCCGCAATCCAATCTGGCCGTCTCGATTGCGGCAGGTTCGGATGAAATCGAACAGGCGATGAGGCTTCGCTACCGTGTGTTTGTGGAGGAAGAGAAGAACTTGCAAATGCTGAACGAAAACGGTCTGGAGTTTGACGCTTACGATGCGTTTTGCGATCATTTGATCGTCAAGGATTTGGACTCGGACCAAATCGTCGGGACCTATCGGCTGCTGCCGGGGGAAAGGGCGGTTCGCAATATCGGGTTTTATTCGGAAACGGAGTTCGATCTTTCTTCCTTTGCGGAGCTGAAGCCTCTGGCGCTGGAGCTCGGACGCAGCTGCATCGCTCCCGAATACCGCGGAGGCAGAGCGATTCAGCTGCTGTGGGAAGGCATCGCCGCTTATATTACGGAATATCGATATTCGTATTTGATCGGCTGCGCAAGCCTTCATCTTCAGACGCTTGACGATCTGAACCAAATTTATACGCTGCTGCTGGACAAAAAGGTCATCACCAGCCGGTTCGGCGTGAATCCGCTGGAAACGCACAGAATCGAGGGGCTTGCCCGGACAAACGAGCCTTTGAGCGAAAAAGACGTATTCCGCAAGCTGCCGCCGCTCATGAAAGGATACCAGTGGCTCGGGGCTGAAATTGGCGGGGACCCGGCGTATGACCGCATTTTTAATACGGTCGACTTTTTTATCGTGCTGGAAAAAGATCGCGTCACCCGGCGGTATAAACGGCATTTTTTGAACGGTTAG
- a CDS encoding LrgB family protein, whose amino-acid sequence MTLVQFYQHPMFGVTVTVAAYVIALMLHRKWSWLHPLFVCSGLVIALLVCGGIPYADYKIGGGLIEFMLGPATVALGVPLYKNAQKIKNSLVSIVTGISVGSVVGIASSAALVWALGGTRDMMITMMPKSVTTPIAIEIVRSAGGIPELGAVLTVLTGLLGSMIGPEVLRLFGVRGDIAVGTAVGTSAHGIGTARLIRESELCGSISGFSMGLAGIITSVLFIPLYWIFR is encoded by the coding sequence ATGACGCTTGTCCAATTTTACCAGCATCCGATGTTCGGGGTTACCGTCACCGTTGCCGCTTATGTCATAGCACTGATGCTGCATCGAAAATGGAGCTGGCTGCATCCGTTATTCGTATGCTCGGGGCTCGTCATCGCGCTGCTCGTGTGCGGCGGAATTCCATACGCGGATTACAAAATCGGCGGCGGTCTAATCGAGTTTATGCTTGGTCCGGCTACCGTTGCGCTTGGAGTCCCGCTTTATAAAAACGCGCAAAAAATCAAAAACAGCCTCGTTTCGATCGTAACGGGCATTTCCGTCGGCTCGGTCGTCGGCATCGCCAGCAGCGCGGCGCTCGTCTGGGCGCTCGGCGGCACGAGAGACATGATGATCACGATGATGCCCAAATCGGTCACGACGCCGATCGCCATCGAGATCGTCCGTTCGGCCGGCGGCATTCCCGAGCTGGGTGCCGTTTTGACCGTGCTTACGGGGCTGCTCGGCAGCATGATCGGACCGGAGGTGCTCCGCTTGTTCGGCGTCCGCGGCGATATTGCCGTCGGGACGGCGGTAGGCACCTCGGCCCACGGCATTGGAACGGCCCGGCTGATCCGGGAATCGGAGCTTTGCGGAAGCATCAGCGGTTTTTCGATGGGGCTTGCCGGTATTATTACGTCCGTGTTATTTATTCCGCTTTACTGGATATTTCGTTAA
- the metH gene encoding methionine synthase — MQKQSLQDRLKDKILILDGAMGTMIQQENLTADDFGGEDLEGCNEYLVVTRPDVISKIHEAYFAAGSDIIETNTFGATSVVLAEYGLQDRARELNLIAAKLAVDAANKFSTPEWPRYVAGAMGPTTKTLSVTGGVTFDELVESYYEQTLALMEAGVDALLLETSQDTLNVKAGSIGIRKAFETLGRKLPLMISGTIEPMGTTLAGQNIESFYISLEHLEPISIGLNCATGPEFMRDHIRTLSEVSRTAVSCYPNAGLPDENGNYHESPDSLAKKLAGFAEQGWLNIAGGCCGTTPAHIQAMAETLKNYKPRSQYGDHPPAVSGIETVYIEDANRPYMVGERTNVLGSRKFKRLIAEGKYEEASEIARAQVKGGAAVIDVCLQDPDRDEISDMKQFLELVVKKVKVPLMLDSTDHRVIELGLKYSQGKAIINSINLEDGEEKFEKIVPLIHKYGAAAVVGTIDERGQAITREDKLAVAKRSYDLLVNKYGMKPSDIIFDPLVFPVGTGDQQYIGSAKETIEGIRLIKEAMPDTQTILGLSNVSFGLPPAGREVLNAVYLYHCTKAGLDYAIVNTETLERYASIPEEERKLAEELIYNTNDETLAAFVAAFREKKVEKKEKVSNLTLEERLASYIVEGTKEGLIPDLNEALTKYAPLEIINGPLMKGMEEVGRLFNNNELIVAEVLQSAEVMKASVAHLEPFMEKSETAVKGKILLATVKGDVHDIGKNLVEIILSNNGYEIVNLGIKVPPEQLIEAYRKEKPDAIGLSGLLVKSAQQMVITAQDLKNAGIDVPILVGGAALTRKFTKTRISPEYDGLVLYAKDAMDGLDIANKLSDPEQRQVLIRELREMKESDVMESGKKEELPKLTRVNTSSIDRTVPVQVPPDCERHVLRDYPISHIVPYINMQMLLGHHLGLKGKVEQLLADKDPKALQLKDTVDGILADAQKDGLIRAHGMYRFFPAQSKDNTIFVYDPDDHTKVLQTFTFPRQESEPYYCLADYLKSVDSGEMDYVGFLVVTAGHGISEKAAEWRAKGDYLRSHALQATALETAEAFAERVHQMMRDTWGFPDPVTMTMQERFGAKYRGQRFSFGYPACPNLDDQQQLFALMKPEEIGVQLTEGSMMEPEASVSAIVFAHPEARYFNVEKA, encoded by the coding sequence ATGCAGAAGCAATCATTACAGGATAGGTTGAAAGATAAAATATTGATCCTCGACGGCGCGATGGGGACGATGATTCAACAGGAGAACTTGACCGCGGACGACTTCGGCGGAGAAGATCTGGAAGGATGCAACGAGTATTTGGTCGTTACCCGTCCGGACGTTATCTCAAAAATTCACGAAGCTTATTTTGCCGCGGGTTCCGATATTATTGAAACGAATACGTTCGGTGCGACGAGCGTTGTATTGGCGGAGTACGGTTTGCAGGATAGGGCGAGAGAGCTTAACCTGATTGCGGCCAAGCTGGCGGTGGATGCGGCAAACAAATTCAGCACCCCCGAGTGGCCTCGCTATGTAGCGGGCGCCATGGGGCCGACGACGAAAACGTTGTCCGTCACCGGCGGCGTGACTTTTGACGAGCTCGTGGAAAGTTATTATGAACAAACGCTTGCGCTCATGGAGGCAGGGGTGGACGCACTGCTGCTGGAAACGTCGCAGGATACGTTGAACGTAAAGGCAGGCAGCATCGGTATCCGCAAAGCGTTTGAAACGCTCGGCAGAAAGCTGCCGCTGATGATTTCCGGCACGATCGAACCGATGGGAACAACGCTTGCCGGGCAAAATATCGAGTCGTTTTATATTTCGCTCGAGCATCTGGAGCCGATCTCCATCGGTCTGAACTGCGCGACGGGTCCGGAATTTATGCGCGACCATATCCGTACGCTCTCCGAAGTATCCAGAACGGCGGTGAGCTGTTACCCGAACGCAGGCCTCCCCGACGAAAACGGTAACTACCACGAATCGCCGGATTCGCTGGCCAAAAAGCTGGCCGGCTTCGCCGAGCAGGGCTGGCTTAACATTGCCGGCGGCTGCTGCGGCACGACGCCCGCGCATATTCAGGCGATGGCGGAGACGCTCAAGAACTACAAGCCGCGCTCGCAATACGGCGACCATCCGCCGGCTGTGTCCGGCATCGAGACGGTATACATCGAGGACGCCAATCGCCCGTATATGGTGGGGGAAAGAACAAACGTTCTCGGTTCGCGCAAATTTAAACGGCTCATTGCCGAAGGGAAATACGAGGAAGCTTCCGAAATCGCGAGAGCTCAGGTAAAAGGCGGCGCCGCCGTCATCGACGTCTGTTTGCAGGATCCGGACCGCGACGAGATCAGCGACATGAAGCAGTTCCTCGAACTTGTGGTGAAAAAGGTCAAAGTTCCGCTTATGCTGGATTCCACCGATCACCGCGTCATCGAACTGGGACTCAAGTATTCGCAAGGTAAAGCGATTATCAACTCGATTAACCTCGAGGACGGCGAAGAAAAATTCGAAAAGATCGTTCCGCTCATTCACAAATACGGGGCAGCGGCCGTCGTCGGAACGATCGATGAAAGAGGCCAGGCGATCACCAGAGAGGATAAGCTTGCGGTCGCCAAAAGATCGTACGATCTGCTCGTGAACAAATACGGGATGAAGCCGTCGGATATCATTTTCGACCCGCTCGTCTTCCCGGTAGGCACCGGCGATCAGCAGTATATCGGTTCAGCGAAGGAAACAATTGAAGGCATTCGCTTGATTAAGGAAGCGATGCCGGATACGCAAACGATTCTCGGCCTCAGCAACGTCTCGTTCGGCTTGCCGCCGGCAGGCCGTGAGGTGCTAAACGCTGTATATTTGTACCACTGTACGAAAGCGGGCCTCGATTACGCGATCGTCAACACGGAGACGCTGGAACGTTACGCATCCATTCCGGAAGAGGAACGCAAGTTAGCCGAAGAGCTGATTTACAATACGAACGATGAAACGTTGGCTGCGTTCGTCGCCGCTTTCCGCGAGAAGAAAGTGGAGAAGAAAGAGAAGGTCTCGAATCTGACCCTCGAGGAGAGACTTGCTTCCTACATTGTCGAGGGCACGAAGGAAGGTTTGATTCCCGATCTTAACGAGGCGTTGACGAAATATGCGCCACTCGAAATCATCAACGGACCGCTGATGAAAGGGATGGAGGAAGTCGGCCGGTTGTTTAACAACAACGAGCTGATCGTAGCCGAGGTGCTGCAAAGCGCCGAAGTCATGAAGGCGTCCGTGGCCCATCTGGAACCGTTTATGGAGAAATCCGAGACGGCGGTGAAAGGTAAAATATTGCTCGCGACGGTCAAAGGCGACGTACATGACATCGGCAAAAACCTGGTCGAGATTATTTTGTCGAACAACGGTTATGAGATTGTCAATCTCGGCATCAAGGTGCCGCCGGAGCAGCTTATCGAAGCTTACCGCAAGGAAAAGCCGGATGCGATCGGTTTGTCCGGTTTGCTCGTCAAGTCGGCACAGCAAATGGTTATCACCGCCCAGGATTTGAAAAATGCCGGCATCGACGTGCCGATTTTGGTCGGCGGCGCCGCGCTCACCCGGAAATTTACGAAAACGCGGATTTCGCCGGAATACGACGGTTTGGTTTTGTACGCGAAGGACGCGATGGACGGTCTCGATATCGCCAACAAGCTGAGCGATCCGGAGCAGCGGCAAGTTTTGATCCGCGAGCTGCGTGAAATGAAGGAATCCGATGTGATGGAATCGGGCAAAAAAGAAGAGCTGCCCAAGCTGACGCGCGTGAACACCTCGTCGATCGATCGCACGGTTCCCGTGCAGGTGCCGCCGGATTGCGAGCGCCATGTGCTCAGAGACTACCCGATCAGCCACATCGTGCCGTATATCAATATGCAGATGCTGCTCGGCCACCATCTTGGCCTGAAGGGTAAAGTCGAGCAGCTGCTTGCGGATAAAGATCCGAAAGCTTTGCAGCTGAAAGATACGGTGGACGGCATTTTGGCCGATGCGCAAAAAGACGGGTTGATCCGCGCTCACGGCATGTACCGGTTTTTCCCGGCGCAGTCGAAGGACAACACCATCTTTGTATACGATCCGGACGACCATACGAAGGTGCTGCAAACCTTCACGTTCCCGCGGCAGGAAAGCGAGCCGTATTATTGCTTGGCCGACTACCTCAAATCGGTCGACAGCGGAGAAATGGACTACGTCGGCTTCCTTGTCGTCACCGCAGGCCACGGCATCAGCGAGAAAGCGGCGGAATGGCGCGCCAAGGGCGACTATTTGCGCTCGCATGCTCTGCAGGCGACAGCTCTGGAGACGGCGGAGGCGTTCGCGGAACGCGTGCACCAAATGATGCGCGATACGTGGGGGTTCCCGGACCCGGTCACGATGACGATGCAGGAGCGATTCGGGGCCAAATACCGCGGCCAACGCTTCTCGTTCGGCTACCCGGCATGTCCGAATCTCGACGATCAGCAGCAGCTGTTCGCACTGATGAAGCCGGAGGAAATCGGCGTTCAACTGACCGAAGGCAGCATGATGGAACCGGAGGCTTCCGTTTCAGCGATCGTATTTGCGCATCCCGAAGCGAGGTACTTCAACGTCGAAAAGGCATAA
- a CDS encoding metal-dependent hydrolase, which translates to MDTASHLLFGATLAGLSMIQPEVAQNPVLLQAIMAGTLLGSHAPDFDTLVRLRGYSTYIRVHRGLTHSIPALFLWPAVLTPPIAIAFGLHEHWLTIYLWTWIAVVLHVVLDWLNAYGVQIFRPFSKRWHHLDVLSLFDPFLFAIHAAGLLLWGMGAAVPSSMFSIIYAVSALYVAIRFVQHGRLVRKVHKQLAQSGACHVVPGLHWFRWQFVLETDRYFYTGNIRFGHIAVEDVYAKDQPSAVVQATMGTDGVRAFLQFAQRVHVCFTEKQDGYVVEWRDVRFWHNHRLPFGVDVTLDRNLKVTGTSLGWSKKAWDPPYV; encoded by the coding sequence GTGGATACGGCAAGTCACCTGTTGTTTGGCGCGACGCTGGCAGGACTTTCGATGATTCAGCCGGAGGTGGCTCAAAATCCCGTATTGCTGCAAGCGATCATGGCCGGGACTTTGCTCGGCTCGCACGCGCCGGATTTCGATACATTGGTCCGCCTCAGAGGCTACAGCACGTACATTCGCGTTCACCGCGGGCTGACCCATTCGATTCCGGCGCTGTTTTTATGGCCCGCCGTGCTGACTCCGCCGATCGCCATTGCTTTTGGACTTCATGAGCATTGGCTGACAATATACCTATGGACGTGGATCGCCGTCGTACTTCATGTTGTGCTCGATTGGCTGAACGCTTACGGCGTGCAAATATTCCGGCCTTTTTCCAAACGATGGCATCACCTGGACGTCTTATCGCTGTTCGATCCGTTTTTGTTCGCGATTCACGCTGCAGGACTTTTGCTATGGGGGATGGGGGCGGCCGTTCCATCGTCGATGTTCTCGATCATTTATGCGGTGTCTGCGCTTTATGTCGCCATACGCTTCGTTCAGCACGGGCGTCTTGTCCGCAAGGTGCATAAGCAGCTTGCGCAATCCGGCGCCTGCCATGTCGTGCCCGGCCTCCATTGGTTCCGCTGGCAGTTCGTGCTGGAGACGGACCGCTACTTTTATACCGGCAACATTCGTTTCGGGCATATTGCCGTGGAGGACGTATATGCGAAAGATCAGCCTTCCGCTGTCGTTCAGGCGACTATGGGGACGGACGGCGTCCGCGCTTTTTTGCAATTTGCCCAAAGAGTGCACGTATGCTTTACGGAAAAACAGGACGGCTATGTCGTGGAGTGGCGTGATGTGCGCTTCTGGCATAATCACCGGCTTCCCTTCGGCGTCGATGTGACGCTGGACCGTAACCTGAAGGTGACGGGCACATCGCTGGGGTGGAGCAAGAAAGCATGGGACCCCCCGTATGTATAA
- the tlp gene encoding small acid-soluble spore protein Tlp, whose amino-acid sequence MAKPDNRSDNVEHLQQHINHTIENLEEAEEYLDEHADEISPEEKSSILEKNEHRRESLQAFREEIRDEATDGNA is encoded by the coding sequence ATGGCCAAACCGGACAATCGTTCTGACAACGTGGAACATTTGCAGCAGCACATCAACCATACGATCGAAAATCTCGAAGAAGCGGAAGAATATTTGGATGAGCATGCGGACGAAATCAGTCCCGAGGAAAAAAGCAGCATCCTCGAGAAAAACGAGCACCGCCGCGAAAGCCTGCAAGCATTCCGCGAAGAAATCCGCGACGAAGCGACTGACGGCAACGCCTGA
- a CDS encoding CidA/LrgA family protein, producing the protein MLGFAILIGFHMIGMLLQYGLHVPLPAGVIGLTLFTFSLFLKLVKLEWVEETAVFLNKHMLLFFCPIVVGSIVFVPFIRENAVPILGAFFGSWLAVTLASGWTAKLLGRSGDADRRTTARSKETSLEPRVTFSEGVNGR; encoded by the coding sequence ATGCTTGGCTTTGCTATTCTTATCGGTTTTCATATGATCGGCATGCTGCTCCAATATGGGTTACATGTGCCGCTGCCGGCAGGTGTCATCGGTCTCACTCTGTTTACGTTTTCCTTGTTTCTGAAGCTGGTCAAGCTGGAATGGGTGGAGGAAACGGCCGTTTTTTTGAACAAGCACATGCTGCTGTTTTTTTGCCCGATTGTCGTCGGCTCGATCGTTTTTGTTCCGTTTATCCGGGAAAATGCGGTGCCGATCCTGGGTGCTTTCTTCGGAAGCTGGCTGGCTGTAACGCTGGCATCGGGGTGGACGGCGAAGCTGCTGGGACGAAGCGGAGATGCGGATAGAAGGACCACCGCCCGCAGCAAGGAAACCTCCCTAGAGCCGCGCGTTACTTTTTCCGAAGGAGTCAACGGTCGATGA